Below is a genomic region from Deltaproteobacteria bacterium.
AGCGCCTGGTCGCGGACGATGTCCTCCATCATCTCGCGGGAGGCGAACACCAGACCCGGCACGAGCATCCCGCCGGTTCGCGGGATTTCCCATGCCGTTTCAGAGACTTGCGAGAGGGAGATATCCTCGAACCGCACGGGAGCCTCCTTCCCATCCGTCCGTGGCCGCCGACGGGCCGACCCGCCTGTCGCGGGCGGCGGGAGGCGGGTCACACGTCCAGAACGAACCGGGCCGTGAACCCCGACGGCCCCTCCTCGACGGTCAAGGCGTGCGCCGTGACCGCCTTGATTTCCCGGTACGCGGAATGCCGAGCGTCGTCCACGGGCTCCCCGCGGACGGTGACGAGGACCCTTCCACTTTGCATGATAGCACCCGCGTTCCGGACAAGGAACCGTTCGAGGGAAAAGAGAAGCAGGGCCTGCCGCAGGATCGACAGAAGCCGTTCCTCCGGATGACCGGAACCGGAATCGAGGGTCCTCCGCTCGAATCGACGGATCTTCCGTCGGTCGGTCAGGAGCGAGAAGAGGGCCTCCACGGAGGCGGCGCACAAGGAAGGGAAGTCGGCGGAGCGGACCTCGACGCGCAGGTCCGCGGTGTGGGGCAGGAGGCGGAACCCCCGGTGGGTCACGTCCCGTCCCGGAGGCGGTCGGCGAACTCCGGGGGGAGCCCCGCGTCGAGCACTTTCCGGCGGGCCGCCTCGACGTCGTACGGCACGCGGACCCAGGTCACCGTTCCGTCGACGGTGTCGAACAGGAGGAAGGAGGCGTC
It encodes:
- a CDS encoding archease, which codes for MTHRGFRLLPHTADLRVEVRSADFPSLCAASVEALFSLLTDRRKIRRFERRTLDSGSGHPEERLLSILRQALLLFSLERFLVRNAGAIMQSGRVLVTVRGEPVDDARHSAYREIKAVTAHALTVEEGPSGFTARFVLDV